The following are from one region of the Actinoplanes sp. L3-i22 genome:
- a CDS encoding sulfatase-like hydrolase/transferase, translating into MNFLFLMTDQHRVDTLGAYGNPHVSTPNLDRLAATGTRFDRWYTPTAICTPARASLLTGQAPFRHKVLANQERNVGYQEDLPDDAFTFGVALRERGYHVGLLGKWHASSAKTPADYGFDGPHLPGWHNPVDHQDYLDYLKEHDLPPYEIHDRIRGTLPNGGPGNLLAARLRQPVEATFEHYLASRTIDLLQRYSRENRPFYLATHFFGPHLPYIVPDEYFDMIDPAVVELPKSIAETFEGKPPVQRNYSAHWTFDSMPIEVTRKLIAVYWGYVSMIDFEIGRILDAVDDLGISDATSVFFTCDHGEFTGSHRLHDKGPAMYEDIYRTPGIIRIPGAPPQVRDEFVSLLDCTATILDLAGVDTAPAVDSRSLAPLVRGEHPDWQPDIVCEFHGHHFPYPQRMLRDDRYKLVVNPESVNELYDLERDPDELINIYRHPEMTPVRERMLQRLYTLLVERDDRFYHWMTSMYPVGAVDHDPTLSGLDDLSYRS; encoded by the coding sequence GTGAACTTCCTCTTCCTGATGACCGACCAGCACCGGGTCGACACGCTCGGCGCGTACGGCAATCCGCACGTCAGCACGCCCAACCTGGACCGGCTCGCGGCCACCGGCACCCGGTTCGACCGGTGGTACACCCCGACCGCGATCTGCACGCCGGCCCGGGCCAGCCTGCTCACCGGGCAGGCGCCGTTCCGGCACAAGGTGCTCGCCAATCAGGAGCGCAACGTCGGCTATCAGGAGGACCTGCCGGACGACGCGTTCACCTTCGGGGTGGCGTTGCGGGAGCGGGGCTACCACGTAGGGCTGCTCGGGAAGTGGCACGCGAGCTCGGCCAAGACGCCGGCGGACTACGGCTTCGACGGGCCGCATCTGCCGGGGTGGCACAACCCGGTCGATCATCAGGACTACCTCGACTATCTGAAGGAGCACGACCTTCCGCCGTACGAGATCCACGATCGGATCCGTGGCACGTTGCCGAACGGGGGGCCGGGGAATCTGCTCGCGGCGCGGCTTCGACAGCCGGTGGAAGCCACGTTCGAGCACTACCTGGCGTCGCGCACGATCGACCTCCTGCAGCGATACTCCCGGGAAAATCGGCCTTTTTACCTTGCCACCCACTTTTTCGGGCCGCATCTTCCCTACATCGTTCCGGACGAGTACTTCGACATGATCGACCCGGCCGTCGTGGAGCTGCCGAAGTCGATCGCGGAGACGTTCGAGGGGAAGCCGCCGGTGCAGCGGAACTACAGCGCGCACTGGACGTTCGACTCGATGCCGATCGAGGTGACCCGGAAGTTGATCGCGGTGTACTGGGGTTACGTGTCGATGATCGACTTCGAGATCGGGCGGATCCTCGATGCGGTAGATGATCTTGGAATTTCTGACGCGACCTCGGTCTTCTTCACCTGTGACCACGGCGAGTTCACCGGGTCGCACCGGCTGCACGACAAGGGGCCGGCGATGTATGAGGACATTTACCGCACTCCCGGGATAATCCGGATCCCGGGCGCGCCGCCGCAGGTCCGCGACGAGTTCGTCAGCCTGCTGGACTGCACGGCGACCATCCTGGACCTGGCCGGCGTCGACACCGCCCCGGCCGTCGACTCGCGCAGCCTGGCGCCGCTGGTGCGCGGCGAGCACCCGGACTGGCAGCCGGACATCGTCTGCGAGTTCCACGGGCACCACTTCCCGTACCCGCAGCGGATGCTCCGCGACGACCGCTACAAGCTGGTGGTCAACCCGGAGTCGGTGAACGAGCTCTACGACCTGGAACGTGACCCGGACGAGTTGATCAACATCTACCGCCACCCGGAGATGACGCCGGTCCGCGAGCGGATGCTGCAGCGGCTCTACACCCTGCTGGTCGAGCGGGACGACCGCTTCTACCACTGGATGACGTCGATGTACCCGGTCGGCGCGGTGGACCACGATCCGACGCTGAGCGGCCTGGACGACCTATCGTATCGATCATGA
- a CDS encoding FtsX-like permease family protein, whose amino-acid sequence MFTILWGAVRSRAVQACTLLVLTAFPAAVAAAAPWFVLTEAARSAATIADATPAAQRTVVVHWNSETGDDPARAVTAFGDAVRRTLPMPGADGVLGLARPMSVTDRGGVPDHINVDYRDRFCAHVSFSAGGCPATAGDAAITAPVAERLGVHPGDRLDVQATTAAPKIPMRVTGVYAITDPAAGYWADELFRVGSGLDPIYTVAATFTGAPLGQPVFTWSAEVPAPLLRGDDGYDLGEAISRAGPLGEISDPTGPLRADLGGAGARLMRAVLLGAVPALLLGWYAIALAGRYTARDRRRDAALLKLRGGAPRRLLTLLSGQHVAPLLAGGLLGAAAGMIAGRLLSGPGTLVAAALSVAAAAVVALVAMVTLVAGDLLLIRTPVVVLQREVPAGRSGRAALLADVLLVAIAVAAAYQARSGSPDAGIGALAAIAVAVAVAVLVARLLIRAADRGGSVALRTGHLRLGLTAARMSRLAGLDRVFALLAIAVALLVTTSGATAADRAAHTQRAESELGAARVLTVGAKNWTVLQHAVATADPQGRYALAAAVDRQANPPVLAVDTARLAAVGSWRPEYGPRPAAPAPIDPAPPVTGRELVLKVRNDRGAPATVDVVLQNESTGDRVQLTFALRPTGEQTITEPVTGCAGGCRLLRWQVPGQLGPDGKPLPQPIVLHSLAQRGPDAELLGADRLTDTTRWRTVAGAGGLELSGSHDGLAVGPARGGSRSESDRLFAVDTALPLPMLLAGPVPVPWRFGEPGIAVPGAGQIPARVTATVAVLPVLGATGLLTDFDALRRSAGEADPTGVTQVWLTADAPAAVVDRLEAAGLTVLADESATGRAARTPGRGTAPAGPFTVFCAVIALLTAAAAVAVAASVDREPQRASAAALRVQGVSARTLAVTRYLGPFALAGAAVLGGVLAASVARRVAGEPDSFFADGWRLLPPPEVLGRWPLLISGLAAMLCLAALAALIGVSGRSAPFGDTGRTRRPDRAGDRCSR is encoded by the coding sequence ATGTTCACGATCCTCTGGGGCGCCGTGCGTTCCCGGGCCGTTCAGGCCTGCACACTGCTCGTCCTCACCGCCTTCCCGGCCGCGGTGGCCGCGGCCGCGCCCTGGTTCGTGCTGACCGAGGCCGCGCGCAGCGCCGCGACCATCGCCGACGCGACCCCGGCCGCCCAGCGCACCGTCGTCGTGCACTGGAACAGCGAGACCGGCGACGACCCGGCCCGGGCGGTCACCGCGTTCGGCGACGCGGTGCGGCGCACGCTGCCGATGCCCGGCGCGGACGGGGTGCTCGGGCTGGCCCGGCCGATGAGCGTCACCGACCGGGGCGGCGTGCCCGACCACATCAACGTCGACTACCGCGACCGGTTCTGCGCGCACGTGTCCTTCTCGGCCGGTGGGTGCCCGGCCACGGCCGGCGACGCGGCGATCACCGCGCCGGTCGCCGAGCGGCTCGGCGTGCACCCCGGCGACCGGCTCGACGTACAGGCCACCACCGCCGCGCCGAAGATCCCGATGCGGGTGACCGGCGTCTACGCGATCACCGACCCGGCCGCCGGGTACTGGGCCGACGAGCTGTTCCGGGTGGGCAGCGGCCTCGATCCGATCTACACGGTCGCCGCGACGTTCACCGGCGCCCCGCTCGGCCAGCCGGTCTTCACCTGGTCGGCCGAGGTTCCCGCGCCGCTGCTGCGCGGCGACGACGGGTACGACCTGGGCGAGGCGATCTCGCGGGCCGGGCCCCTCGGCGAGATCAGCGACCCGACCGGGCCGCTGCGCGCCGACCTGGGCGGCGCCGGCGCGCGGCTGATGCGGGCGGTGCTGCTCGGCGCGGTCCCGGCGCTGCTGCTCGGGTGGTACGCGATCGCCCTGGCCGGCCGTTACACCGCGCGGGACCGGCGCCGCGACGCCGCACTGCTCAAACTGCGCGGCGGCGCCCCGCGACGCCTGCTCACCCTGCTCTCCGGGCAGCACGTGGCGCCGCTGCTGGCCGGCGGGCTGCTCGGGGCCGCCGCCGGGATGATCGCCGGCCGGCTGCTGTCCGGCCCGGGCACCCTGGTTGCGGCGGCCCTCTCGGTCGCGGCGGCGGCGGTGGTGGCGCTCGTCGCGATGGTCACGCTGGTGGCGGGCGATCTGCTGCTGATCCGTACGCCGGTGGTGGTCCTGCAGCGTGAGGTCCCGGCCGGCCGCAGCGGCCGGGCCGCCCTGCTGGCCGACGTCCTGCTCGTCGCGATCGCCGTCGCCGCGGCCTACCAGGCCCGGTCCGGCAGCCCCGACGCCGGGATCGGCGCGCTCGCCGCGATCGCGGTCGCCGTCGCGGTCGCCGTGCTGGTCGCCCGGCTGCTGATCCGCGCCGCCGACCGGGGCGGGTCGGTCGCGCTGCGCACCGGCCACCTGCGACTCGGCCTGACCGCCGCCCGGATGTCCCGGCTGGCCGGCCTGGACCGGGTGTTCGCGCTGCTCGCGATCGCGGTCGCGCTGCTGGTCACGACGTCCGGCGCGACCGCGGCGGACCGGGCGGCGCACACCCAGCGGGCCGAGTCCGAGCTGGGCGCGGCCCGGGTGCTGACGGTGGGCGCGAAGAACTGGACCGTGCTGCAGCACGCGGTCGCGACCGCCGACCCGCAGGGCCGGTACGCGCTGGCCGCCGCCGTCGACCGCCAGGCGAACCCGCCGGTGCTCGCCGTGGACACCGCGCGGCTGGCGGCGGTCGGCTCCTGGCGCCCGGAGTACGGCCCGCGCCCGGCGGCGCCCGCGCCGATCGACCCGGCCCCGCCGGTCACCGGCCGCGAGCTGGTGCTGAAGGTCCGCAACGACCGCGGCGCGCCGGCCACCGTCGACGTGGTCCTGCAGAACGAGAGCACCGGCGACCGGGTCCAGCTCACCTTCGCCCTGCGGCCGACCGGCGAGCAGACGATCACCGAGCCGGTGACCGGCTGCGCCGGCGGCTGCCGCCTGCTGCGCTGGCAGGTCCCCGGCCAGCTCGGGCCGGACGGCAAACCGCTGCCCCAGCCGATCGTGCTGCACTCGCTCGCCCAGCGCGGCCCGGACGCCGAGCTGCTCGGCGCGGACCGGCTGACCGACACGACCCGCTGGCGGACCGTCGCCGGCGCCGGCGGCCTGGAACTGTCCGGCAGCCACGACGGCCTGGCCGTCGGGCCGGCCCGGGGCGGATCCCGGTCGGAGAGCGACCGGCTGTTCGCCGTGGACACCGCGCTCCCGTTGCCGATGCTGCTGGCCGGCCCGGTCCCGGTGCCGTGGCGCTTCGGTGAGCCGGGCATCGCCGTGCCCGGCGCCGGCCAGATCCCGGCCCGGGTGACCGCCACGGTCGCGGTGCTGCCGGTGCTCGGCGCGACCGGACTGCTGACCGACTTCGACGCGCTGCGCCGCAGCGCCGGCGAGGCCGACCCGACCGGCGTCACCCAGGTGTGGCTGACCGCCGACGCGCCCGCCGCGGTCGTCGACCGGCTCGAGGCGGCCGGACTGACCGTGCTCGCCGACGAGAGCGCCACCGGCCGGGCCGCCCGGACCCCGGGCCGGGGCACCGCGCCGGCCGGCCCGTTCACCGTGTTCTGCGCGGTGATCGCCCTGCTCACCGCGGCCGCCGCGGTCGCGGTCGCGGCCTCGGTCGACCGCGAGCCGCAGCGCGCCTCGGCGGCCGCCCTGCGGGTGCAGGGCGTGTCCGCCCGGACCCTCGCCGTGACCCGCTACCTCGGCCCGTTCGCGCTGGCCGGGGCCGCGGTGCTCGGGGGCGTGCTGGCCGCGTCGGTGGCCCGGCGGGTGGCCGGCGAGCCGGACTCGTTCTTCGCCGACGGGTGGCGGCTGCTGCCCCCGCCCGAGGTACTCGGCCGGTGGCCACTGCTCATCTCCGGTCTGGCCGCCATGCTTTGTCTGGCCGCTCTGGCCGCTCTGATCGGGGTGTCCGGCCGATCCGCTCCCTTCGGTGACACCGGTCGAACCCGTCGGCCCGATCGGGCGGGGGACCGATGCTCGCGTTGA
- a CDS encoding aliphatic sulfonate ABC transporter substrate-binding protein: MRRRALLSAALLTGLAACGKDQGEKSSEKVTFGYIADFNGASLLAVANDQKLWAKYGLEVSAKVFTNGPLQITAMQAGDLDYGYIGPGAAWLPASGKAKIIALNSLGNADRVIGQAGITDLSQLRGKKVGVPEGTSGDMILTLALKKAGLTNADIKRTPMDAATIVAAFSSGQIDAAGFWYPAIATIKTRKPDLVELAKDADFADTMAFPTAFVGRNEVAADKTTKVIQVLRDAMDYRAAHPDETVKLVAALNKQSEDAVKADAANSRMLDSKTLDGYTADGTITKWLTAMGEYFVGAGKLPSNPDPATYYSGAGFTK; the protein is encoded by the coding sequence GTGAGACGCCGTGCACTGTTGTCCGCCGCCCTGCTCACCGGCCTCGCCGCCTGCGGCAAGGACCAGGGTGAAAAATCATCAGAAAAAGTGACCTTCGGGTATATCGCGGATTTCAACGGGGCAAGCCTGCTGGCCGTCGCGAACGACCAGAAGCTCTGGGCGAAGTACGGCCTGGAGGTGAGCGCCAAGGTCTTCACCAACGGCCCGCTGCAGATCACCGCGATGCAGGCCGGTGACCTGGACTACGGCTACATCGGTCCGGGCGCGGCCTGGCTGCCGGCGTCCGGCAAGGCCAAGATCATCGCGCTGAACTCGCTGGGGAACGCCGACCGGGTGATCGGGCAGGCCGGGATCACCGACCTGAGCCAGCTCCGGGGCAAGAAGGTCGGCGTCCCGGAGGGCACCTCGGGCGACATGATCCTCACCCTGGCACTGAAGAAGGCCGGGCTGACCAACGCCGACATCAAGCGCACCCCGATGGACGCGGCCACCATCGTCGCCGCGTTCAGCTCCGGCCAGATCGACGCGGCCGGCTTCTGGTACCCGGCGATCGCCACCATCAAGACCAGGAAGCCGGACCTGGTCGAGCTGGCCAAGGACGCCGACTTCGCGGACACCATGGCGTTCCCGACCGCGTTCGTCGGCCGCAACGAGGTCGCCGCGGACAAGACCACCAAGGTGATCCAGGTGCTGCGCGACGCGATGGACTACCGGGCCGCGCACCCGGACGAGACCGTCAAACTGGTCGCGGCCCTGAACAAGCAGAGCGAGGACGCGGTCAAGGCGGACGCGGCGAACAGCCGGATGCTCGACTCGAAGACCCTGGACGGCTACACCGCCGACGGGACGATCACCAAGTGGCTGACCGCGATGGGCGAGTACTTCGTGGGCGCCGGCAAGCTGCCGTCCAACCCGGACCCGGCGACCTACTACTCCGGCGCGGGCTTCACGAAGTGA
- a CDS encoding ABC transporter ATP-binding protein, translating to MINIAGVRKVFPLKGEEFVALGGVDLEIRDNEFVTVVGPSGCGKTTLMNILAGLETPTSGQALVDGKPVTGPGPDRGVIFQQYALFPWLTVRKNVEFGLREKGVPRAERRRIADRFIELVGLERFADALPKTLSGGMKQRVAIARAYAVDPSILLMDEPFGAVDAMTRVRLQEQLLRTWEQERRTVLFITHDVDEAVFLANRVVVMAARPGRIAEIVDVELPHPRTEEIRLSPEFSALRNRVWSAVHHQESFT from the coding sequence ATGATCAACATCGCTGGGGTACGCAAGGTGTTCCCGCTCAAGGGCGAGGAGTTCGTCGCGCTCGGCGGGGTCGACCTGGAGATCCGCGACAACGAGTTCGTCACCGTCGTCGGCCCGTCCGGGTGCGGCAAGACCACGCTGATGAACATCCTGGCCGGATTGGAGACCCCGACCAGTGGCCAGGCCCTGGTCGACGGGAAGCCGGTCACCGGCCCGGGCCCCGATCGTGGCGTGATCTTCCAGCAGTACGCGCTGTTCCCGTGGCTCACCGTCCGCAAGAACGTGGAGTTCGGCCTGCGCGAGAAGGGCGTGCCGCGCGCCGAGCGCCGGCGGATCGCGGACCGGTTCATCGAGTTGGTCGGCCTGGAGCGGTTCGCCGACGCGCTGCCCAAGACGCTGTCCGGCGGCATGAAGCAGCGGGTGGCGATCGCCCGGGCGTACGCCGTGGACCCGTCGATCCTGCTCATGGACGAGCCGTTCGGGGCGGTCGACGCGATGACCCGGGTGCGGCTCCAGGAGCAGCTGCTGCGCACCTGGGAGCAGGAGAGACGCACCGTCCTGTTCATCACGCACGACGTCGACGAGGCGGTCTTCCTGGCCAATCGGGTGGTCGTGATGGCGGCCCGGCCGGGGCGGATCGCCGAGATCGTGGACGTGGAGCTGCCCCATCCCCGTACCGAAGAAATTCGTTTGAGTCCCGAATTCTCCGCTCTGCGCAATCGCGTGTGGAGCGCTGTACATCATCAGGAGTCGTTCACGTGA
- a CDS encoding FtsX-like permease family protein: protein MLALIFTMVWARRGPAVVLAVLAAFAVAPAVATPAYLRATDRVVAAGQVAYAERSEREISLRVTDQDSRGLSGGGSSTGGIDLATTGAGLADLPGFRTAYAAEFPAIGLDPDLRFRTRLVHRQDVCAHLAIVTGRCLLGEGDLVLGERTAARFGLAVGRSVDLTYAYFSNDPEQMSYVADGEPKRFFLAGIYRVADPADMYWGEHGYFTSEDVGGESRPGEPAFTGLTTLDLMDRGKADLSVDGYAGPGALDADRLPALRQAVDRLQGGIADVSTGLDGGTGAAGLQLQTGIPRLMARVDEGHATARRIVPVPAIALVILACLAILLAVAAGAETRRPETAVIALRGARLPHRWWLATGESLVAVLAGTIAGALAGQLLVDAVVAVRWPGVGADPHPDSLKYAPLAAAAAILAVVLAQGAPMLRPVSELLRRAPMPGRWAGLTLDILVAALAAGAVAQLAVGGGDLIGVGSAAPALLMLALALLVARALRPLAARSGHRALDRGRLGPGLTWLLLSRRAATGRVFALLVAAVAVSSYMIVAGDVAAHGRRVEADLGNGADRVLTVGPVGRAQLLAAVHQVDPHGTFAMAAVEIPQHPGERPVLAVDSERLPVVANWPGGTPYRKVVDLLRPKAPEPVVTARDKTFSLDLSAAGFAPGRQVSVAAVLTPVDGSGPDVLAQMGVPRPGRHTYTYPAPQCEQRGCRLNALHITGANSLGVQGVLTLHGLGGTDPAGWRVSPGGKLAAGADGLRIEVTDMDSVPEGVLVQPADTPWPIPVVATGTFVPGEVTGLDFRPARVDVAGRLPAVPRLGGPAVLIDLEYADRVATDGAPTEAGQVWLSARAPADVVDRLGAAGLTVTGDGRSAQLAARLAQQGPAVALGYAGLVAILVALLAAGVLVLTAAAGRERQADDLSALRGQGLSRAAARRAAVWSYPVLAIGAVPVGLVIAFVGWAATGWALPLAGLEPPPLPLPSWPGVIRVGVGVVGLLGLLGGTAWVAGRRTLRKVS from the coding sequence ATGCTCGCGTTGATCTTCACGATGGTCTGGGCACGACGCGGACCGGCCGTCGTGCTCGCCGTGCTCGCCGCGTTCGCGGTCGCGCCGGCCGTGGCCACGCCCGCCTACCTGCGCGCCACCGACCGGGTGGTGGCCGCCGGGCAGGTCGCCTACGCCGAACGGTCCGAACGGGAGATCAGCCTGCGGGTCACCGATCAGGACAGTCGCGGCCTCAGCGGCGGCGGCAGCTCGACCGGCGGGATCGACCTGGCCACCACCGGCGCCGGGCTCGCCGACCTGCCCGGGTTCCGGACCGCGTACGCCGCCGAGTTCCCGGCCATCGGCCTCGACCCGGACCTGCGGTTCCGCACCCGGCTGGTGCACCGGCAGGACGTCTGCGCGCACCTGGCGATCGTCACCGGGCGGTGCCTGCTCGGCGAGGGCGACCTGGTGCTCGGGGAGCGGACCGCCGCGCGGTTCGGCCTGGCCGTGGGCCGGTCGGTGGACCTGACGTACGCGTACTTCAGCAACGACCCCGAGCAGATGTCGTACGTCGCCGACGGCGAACCCAAACGCTTCTTCCTCGCCGGCATCTACCGGGTCGCCGACCCGGCCGACATGTACTGGGGCGAGCACGGCTACTTCACCTCGGAGGACGTGGGCGGCGAGAGCCGCCCCGGCGAGCCGGCCTTCACCGGGCTGACCACGCTCGACCTGATGGACCGCGGCAAGGCCGACCTCAGCGTCGACGGCTACGCCGGGCCCGGCGCCCTGGACGCCGACCGGCTGCCCGCGCTGCGCCAGGCCGTCGACCGGCTGCAGGGCGGCATCGCCGACGTCAGCACCGGCCTGGACGGCGGCACCGGCGCCGCCGGCCTGCAACTGCAGACCGGGATCCCGCGGCTGATGGCCCGCGTCGACGAGGGGCACGCCACCGCCCGCCGGATCGTGCCGGTGCCCGCGATCGCCCTGGTCATCCTCGCCTGCCTGGCCATCCTGCTGGCCGTCGCGGCCGGCGCCGAGACCCGCCGCCCGGAGACCGCGGTGATCGCCCTGCGCGGCGCCCGCCTGCCGCACCGCTGGTGGCTGGCGACCGGGGAGAGCCTGGTCGCCGTGCTGGCCGGCACGATCGCCGGCGCGCTGGCCGGCCAGCTCCTGGTCGACGCGGTGGTGGCGGTCCGCTGGCCCGGGGTCGGCGCCGACCCGCACCCCGACTCGCTGAAGTACGCGCCGCTGGCCGCCGCCGCCGCGATCCTGGCCGTGGTCCTCGCCCAGGGCGCGCCCATGCTGCGCCCGGTCAGCGAACTGCTGCGCCGCGCCCCGATGCCCGGCCGCTGGGCCGGCCTCACCCTGGACATCCTGGTCGCCGCGCTGGCGGCCGGCGCCGTGGCGCAGCTCGCCGTCGGCGGCGGCGACCTGATCGGCGTCGGCTCGGCGGCCCCCGCCCTGCTGATGCTCGCGCTCGCGCTGCTGGTGGCCCGGGCGCTGCGGCCGCTCGCCGCCCGCTCCGGGCACCGCGCGCTGGACCGCGGCCGGCTCGGGCCCGGGCTGACCTGGCTGCTGCTGTCCCGGCGGGCCGCGACCGGCCGGGTGTTCGCGCTGCTCGTGGCGGCGGTCGCGGTCAGCTCCTACATGATCGTGGCCGGCGACGTGGCGGCGCACGGCCGCCGGGTCGAGGCGGACCTGGGCAACGGCGCCGACCGGGTGCTGACCGTCGGACCGGTCGGCCGGGCGCAGTTGCTCGCCGCCGTGCACCAGGTCGACCCGCACGGGACCTTCGCGATGGCGGCGGTCGAGATCCCGCAACATCCCGGCGAGCGGCCGGTGCTCGCGGTGGACTCCGAACGGTTGCCGGTCGTCGCGAACTGGCCGGGGGGAACGCCGTACCGGAAAGTGGTTGATCTTCTTCGGCCGAAGGCGCCGGAGCCGGTGGTGACCGCGCGGGACAAGACCTTCAGCCTGGACCTGAGCGCGGCGGGCTTCGCGCCGGGCCGGCAGGTCAGCGTGGCCGCGGTGCTGACGCCGGTCGACGGCAGCGGGCCGGACGTGCTGGCGCAGATGGGGGTGCCGCGCCCCGGGCGGCACACCTACACCTACCCGGCGCCGCAGTGCGAGCAGCGGGGCTGCCGGCTGAACGCGCTGCACATCACCGGGGCGAACTCGCTCGGCGTGCAGGGCGTGCTCACCCTGCACGGCCTCGGCGGCACCGACCCGGCCGGATGGCGGGTCAGCCCGGGCGGCAAGCTCGCCGCCGGCGCGGACGGGCTGCGCATCGAGGTGACCGATATGGACAGCGTCCCGGAAGGGGTGCTGGTGCAGCCCGCGGACACCCCGTGGCCGATCCCGGTGGTGGCGACCGGGACGTTCGTGCCGGGGGAGGTGACCGGGCTCGACTTCCGCCCGGCGCGGGTCGACGTGGCCGGGCGGCTGCCGGCCGTCCCACGCCTCGGCGGGCCGGCGGTGCTGATCGACCTGGAGTACGCCGACCGGGTCGCCACCGACGGCGCACCCACCGAGGCCGGGCAGGTCTGGCTGTCCGCGCGTGCCCCCGCCGACGTGGTCGACCGGCTCGGCGCCGCGGGTCTGACCGTCACCGGGGACGGGCGATCGGCGCAGCTCGCCGCGCGGCTCGCGCAGCAAGGGCCGGCTGTGGCGCTCGGCTACGCGGGGCTGGTCGCGATCCTGGTGGCGCTGCTTGCCGCCGGGGTGCTCGTGCTGACCGCGGCGGCCGGGCGGGAACGCCAGGCCGACGATCTTTCCGCGCTGCGTGGGCAGGGGTTGTCCCGGGCGGCGGCTCGGCGGGCGGCGGTCTGGTCGTATCCGGTGCTGGCGATCGGAGCTGTGCCGGTGGGGTTGGTGATCGCGTTTGTGGGGTGGGCGGCGACGGGGTGGGCGTTGCCGTTGGCCGGGCTGGAGCCGCCGCCGCTGCCGTTGCCGTCGTGGCCGGGAGTGATCAGGGTGGGGGTGGGGGTGGTGGGGCTGCTCGGGTTGCTTGGGGGGACGGCGTGGGTGGCTGGGCGGCGGACTCTGCGGAAGGTGTCCTGA
- a CDS encoding formylglycine-generating enzyme family protein: MSCCTPSSDRTSTEDAPAPVSALGTHQVPQVEVPGQEFAMGDAHDDGHPSDGEKPVHPVRVSPFAIDATPVTVADFRAFAESTGFRTDAERYGWSAVFHLAVTDPDRIAGRMAGTPWWLGVEGADWAHPGGPSSAAADDHPAVHVSWNDALAYCAWAGRRLPSEAEWECASRGGRAGLRYPWGDRLPAGEFACNIWQGDFPATNTAEDGWVTTAPVLAFPPNDYGVHQSVGNVWEWCADWFSPRYYAQSPVDDPRGPSLGTSRVIRGGSYLCHDSYCNRYRNAARSSNTPDSSTGNMGFRTVALSVSEG, from the coding sequence ATGAGTTGCTGCACCCCCTCGTCCGATCGCACGTCCACCGAGGACGCGCCGGCGCCCGTTTCCGCCCTCGGTACGCACCAGGTGCCGCAGGTGGAGGTGCCCGGCCAGGAGTTCGCGATGGGCGACGCGCACGACGACGGCCATCCTTCGGATGGCGAGAAACCGGTCCATCCGGTACGGGTGAGCCCCTTCGCCATCGACGCCACGCCGGTGACCGTCGCCGACTTCCGGGCGTTCGCCGAGAGCACCGGATTCCGGACCGACGCCGAGCGGTACGGCTGGTCCGCCGTCTTCCACCTGGCGGTCACCGACCCGGACCGGATCGCCGGGCGGATGGCCGGCACCCCGTGGTGGCTCGGCGTCGAGGGCGCCGACTGGGCGCACCCCGGCGGCCCGTCCTCGGCGGCCGCGGACGATCACCCGGCCGTGCACGTGAGCTGGAACGACGCGCTGGCCTACTGCGCCTGGGCCGGCCGGCGACTGCCCAGCGAGGCGGAGTGGGAATGCGCGTCCCGCGGCGGGCGCGCCGGGCTGCGCTACCCGTGGGGCGACCGGCTGCCCGCGGGGGAGTTCGCCTGCAACATCTGGCAGGGCGACTTCCCGGCGACCAACACCGCCGAGGACGGCTGGGTCACCACCGCGCCGGTACTGGCGTTCCCGCCCAACGACTACGGCGTCCACCAGAGCGTGGGCAACGTCTGGGAGTGGTGCGCGGACTGGTTCTCGCCGCGCTACTACGCCCAGTCGCCGGTGGACGACCCGCGCGGGCCGTCGCTGGGGACGTCCCGGGTGATCCGCGGGGGGTCGTACCTGTGCCACGATTCCTACTGCAATCGGTACCGCAACGCGGCCCGCTCGTCGAACACGCCGGACTCATCGACGGGGAACATGGGTTTCCGTACGGTGGCGCTGTCGGTATCAGAGGGATAA